The Eleutherodactylus coqui strain aEleCoq1 chromosome 6, aEleCoq1.hap1, whole genome shotgun sequence genome window below encodes:
- the LOC136631704 gene encoding olfactory receptor 5G3-like, with translation MRGIKGVQTILRKEMFNQSSSSRFILLSLSSGPYLDVLGFLAFLAMYLITLIANLILIIVVRINPKLQTPMYFFLTNLSIIDICFSTTVVPKILQNTLSKDRSISLLECAVQMHFHLALGSTECFILAVMAYDRFAAICKPLHYNTIMSKKMCFCMAAASWTSSFINSIIHVIYTFQMPFCRSHHVNHFFCEIPPFLQISCSDTWLHEVATYISAGIIASLSFFLTLISYIHIVSTILKISSTDGRYKALSTCASHIIVVTVYYGTIMLLYLRPRSRSSPDIDKSISILYSAVTPMLNPIIYSVRNKDVKRTIRNKLFK, from the coding sequence AAATGTTCAACCAATCCTCTTCAAGCAGATTTATTCTACTCAGTTTATCCTCTGGTCCTTACTTGGATGTTCTTGGCTTCCTTGCATTCTTGGCAATGTATTTGATAACTTTGATAGCAAACTTAATACTGATCATCGTGGTGAGAATCAATCCAAAGCTCCAGACTCCCATGTACTTCTTTCTTACTAATCTCTCCATTATTGACATTTGCTTCTCTACCACTGTAGTCCCTAAAATCCTGCAGAACACATTATCCAAGGACAGAAGCATCTCTCTACTAGAATGTGCTGTCCAGATGCACTTTCATTTGGCTCTTGGGTCTACGGAATGTTTCATACTTGCCGTCATGGCCTATGATAGATTTGCTGCCATCTGTAAACCACTGCACTACAACACCATCATGAGCAAGAAGATGTGTTTCTGTATGGCCGCTGCATCTTGGACCTCAAGCTTCATCAACTCTATTATACATGTGATCTACACCTTCCAGATGCCCTTCTGCCGTTCCCACCATGTCAACCACTTCTTTTGTGAGATACCTCCTTTCTTACAAATATCCTGCAGTGATACTTGGCTCCATGAGGTTGCAACATATATTTCAGCAGGAATCATCGCTAGTTTATCTTTTTTCTTGACTCTGATTTCATATATCCATATTGTGTCCACCATTCTGAAGATCAGCTCTACTGATGGAAGGTATAAAGCTCTCTCCACATGTGCCTCCCACATCATTGTAGTGACTGTTTACTATGGGACCATTATGCTTCTGTATTTACGTCCACGTTCCCGTTCCTCACCAGACATAGACAAGTCTATCTCCATCCTCTACTCTGCTGTGACGCCCATGCTAAACCCCATCATCTACAGTGTCAGAAATAAGGATGTCAAAAGAACCATAAGGAACAAACTATTTAAATAA